A window of the Megalopta genalis isolate 19385.01 chromosome 2, iyMegGena1_principal, whole genome shotgun sequence genome harbors these coding sequences:
- the LOC143258857 gene encoding uncharacterized protein LOC143258857, with protein sequence MTDRDKDAVIQIKMLNVELRKKLEAVSKLRVECAELQLKILKLYSPETLEIVESLEQLITRETGTFSNDG encoded by the exons ATGACCGATCGCGACAAAGATGCTGTTATACAAATCAAGATGTTAAATGTGGAATTGAGAAAGAAACTAGAGGCTGTTTCGAAATTGAGAG TCGAGTGTGCTGAATTGCagttaaaaatattgaaactgTACTCTCCTGAAACACTCGAGATCGTCGAATCATTGGAACAATTGATTACGAGAGAGACGGGTACGTTCTCGAATGATGGGTAA